A window of Halomonas sp. H10-9-1 contains these coding sequences:
- a CDS encoding integron integrase, which yields MDTHSKPPKLMDRVRATLRVKRYSPRTEKTYCYWIRYFIRFHGVRHPAGMGGTEVRAFLEHLAVERRVAAATQNQALNALVFLYRHVLDQPLGDIGEFSRAKRPRRLPVVLSHEDVMRVLSHLSGPMHLMATLMYGSGLRLIETCRLRVRDIDFERQIITVRAGKGDKDRTTLLPAISIPALQLRITAAKHQLDDRLQHGSVPVTLPQALDRKYPNAGVSLAWQWLFPASRPCFDDTGKVVLHHIHPSAVQRAVRQAMRAASLTRPGSCHTLRHSFATQLLNQGTDIRTVQELLGHKSVETTQIYTHVLGKGFAGVRSPLG from the coding sequence ATGGATACGCACAGCAAACCGCCGAAGCTGATGGACCGGGTCAGGGCCACCCTGCGGGTGAAACGTTACAGCCCGCGTACCGAGAAGACCTACTGCTACTGGATACGCTACTTCATTCGCTTCCACGGGGTCCGGCATCCCGCCGGCATGGGCGGAACGGAGGTACGCGCCTTCCTGGAACATTTGGCAGTGGAGCGGCGGGTAGCGGCGGCCACGCAGAATCAGGCGCTGAATGCCCTTGTGTTCCTCTATCGGCACGTACTCGACCAGCCCTTGGGCGATATCGGAGAGTTCTCACGTGCCAAGCGTCCTCGCCGGCTTCCGGTGGTGCTTTCTCACGAGGATGTCATGCGCGTCCTGAGCCATCTATCTGGCCCCATGCACCTGATGGCTACCTTGATGTATGGCTCAGGGCTGCGGCTCATCGAGACTTGCCGGCTACGTGTCCGCGATATCGACTTCGAACGCCAGATCATAACGGTGAGAGCCGGCAAGGGCGACAAGGACAGAACCACTCTCCTCCCGGCGATCAGCATTCCCGCCCTACAGCTCAGAATAACGGCGGCCAAACATCAACTTGACGATCGCCTGCAGCATGGGAGCGTACCGGTGACACTGCCCCAGGCGCTCGATCGCAAGTACCCCAATGCCGGTGTCTCTCTGGCCTGGCAGTGGCTCTTCCCCGCCAGCCGCCCTTGCTTCGACGATACCGGAAAGGTCGTGCTACATCATATCCATCCGTCAGCGGTGCAAAGAGCGGTGAGACAGGCCATGCGTGCTGCTTCACTTACCCGTCCAGGCTCTTGCCATACCCTCCGTCACAGCTTCGCCACTCAGCTTCTGAACCAAGGCACGGATATCCGCACGGTACAGGAGTTGCTCGGCCATAAGAGCGTGGAAACGACTCAGATCTACACTCATGTACTGGGCAAAGGCTTTGCGGGAGTACGAAGCCCTCTTGGGTGA
- a CDS encoding aspartate/glutamate racemase family protein, with amino-acid sequence MKTIGLIGGMSWESTQTYYRLINQGVKARLGGLHSARLVLYSVDFAEIEALQRRGDWAATTQILGEAARSLAAAGADFLVLCTNTMHKVAPQLEQAVDIPLLHIADATANELHRQGVTRVGLLGTRFTMEQAFYRERLEAQGIRVLIPDAAQRERVHTVIYDELCRGEIRADSKAEYLEIVASLAGQGAQGVILGCTEIGLLIQADDTDVPLFDTTAIHAEQAVEAALATKLDFATPHRLT; translated from the coding sequence ATGAAGACGATAGGGCTGATCGGCGGCATGAGCTGGGAATCGACCCAGACCTACTACCGGCTCATCAACCAGGGGGTGAAGGCGCGGCTGGGCGGGCTGCACTCCGCCCGGCTGGTGCTCTACAGCGTGGACTTCGCCGAGATCGAGGCGCTGCAGCGCCGCGGCGACTGGGCGGCCACGACCCAGATTCTCGGCGAAGCGGCCCGCTCCCTGGCGGCGGCCGGCGCCGACTTCCTGGTGCTGTGCACCAACACCATGCACAAGGTCGCCCCGCAGCTCGAGCAGGCCGTGGATATTCCCCTGCTGCACATCGCCGATGCCACCGCCAATGAGCTGCATCGGCAGGGTGTGACCCGGGTGGGGCTGCTCGGCACCCGCTTCACCATGGAGCAGGCCTTCTATCGCGAGCGCCTGGAGGCCCAGGGCATCCGGGTGCTGATTCCCGATGCCGCCCAGCGCGAGCGAGTGCACACCGTCATCTACGACGAGCTCTGCCGCGGCGAGATCCGCGCGGATTCCAAAGCTGAGTATCTTGAGATCGTGGCCTCGCTGGCCGGGCAGGGCGCCCAGGGCGTCATCCTCGGCTGCACGGAGATCGGGCTGCTGATCCAGGCCGACGATACGGACGTTCCCCTCTTCGACACCACCGCCATCCACGCCGAACAGGCGGTGGAGGCCGCCCTTGCGACTAAACTCGACTTTGCAACGCCGCACCGGCTCACATAG
- a CDS encoding type II toxin-antitoxin system Phd/YefM family antitoxin codes for MIAITATEARSNLYRLIDETAESHQPIVIMGKRNKAVLVSEEDWSAIQEALNLLSVPGMRQSIREGMDTPVYECDEELDW; via the coding sequence ATGATAGCCATTACCGCCACCGAGGCCCGCAGCAACCTGTATCGCCTGATCGATGAAACGGCGGAGTCCCACCAGCCGATCGTCATCATGGGCAAGCGCAACAAGGCCGTACTGGTATCCGAGGAAGACTGGTCAGCCATTCAAGAGGCCCTCAACCTGCTCTCAGTACCGGGAATGCGGCAGTCGATCCGTGAGGGCATGGACACCCCCGTGTATGAGTGCGACGAGGAGCTGGACTGGTGA
- a CDS encoding HigA family addiction module antitoxin, translated as MLMHNPPHPGEVLRELCLEPLGLSVTAAAEALGVSRKTLSAVLNGKAGISPEMAIRLSIAFDTSAESWLNQQSQYELWHAEQHRDELKVKKLVAA; from the coding sequence ATGCTGATGCACAATCCCCCTCATCCCGGCGAAGTATTGCGAGAGCTCTGCCTGGAGCCGCTAGGCCTTTCCGTCACGGCGGCGGCAGAGGCGCTGGGCGTGAGCCGAAAAACGCTGAGTGCCGTGCTGAACGGCAAGGCGGGCATCAGCCCCGAGATGGCGATTCGCCTCTCCATCGCCTTCGATACCTCGGCAGAGAGCTGGCTGAACCAGCAGTCCCAGTACGAGCTCTGGCACGCCGAGCAGCACCGAGACGAGCTCAAGGTGAAGAAGCTGGTGGCGGCCTGA
- a CDS encoding type II toxin-antitoxin system RelE/ParE family toxin, with protein MIRSFKHKGLAKFFKTGNTAGIQPVHAKKLRLILGRLHAASGAKDMDLPGLRLHELSGNRAGIWSVTVSGNWRVTFRFVDGDAEIVNYEDYH; from the coding sequence ATGATCCGGAGCTTCAAACACAAGGGCCTGGCCAAGTTCTTCAAGACCGGTAATACCGCCGGTATCCAGCCAGTACATGCGAAGAAGCTTCGGCTCATCCTCGGTCGCCTGCATGCCGCATCGGGTGCCAAGGACATGGACCTGCCTGGGCTCCGGCTGCATGAGCTATCAGGCAATCGAGCCGGCATCTGGTCGGTCACCGTCAGCGGCAACTGGCGCGTGACCTTCCGTTTCGTGGATGGAGACGCCGAGATCGTGAACTACGAGGACTACCACTGA
- the tehB gene encoding tellurite resistance methyltransferase TehB yields MSSDLNSRYGLNPAHSEVVETCRQVAPCRALDMGCSNGRNALYLSQLGFDVTAVDHNPGAIDMLQQIVTREGIENIDAQVYDLNRAALNRDYGLIVCTVTLMFLDPSRVEAVIADMQAHTLPGGYNTIVCAMDTEAYPCPVGFPFTLGEGQLREAYAGWELVKYNEDLGTMHNGARLQFATLLARKLQD; encoded by the coding sequence ATGTCGTCAGATCTGAACAGCCGCTATGGCCTGAATCCCGCGCACAGCGAAGTGGTCGAGACATGCCGGCAGGTGGCGCCGTGCCGCGCCCTGGACATGGGCTGCTCCAACGGGCGCAACGCCCTCTACCTGAGCCAGCTTGGCTTCGACGTGACCGCGGTGGACCACAACCCCGGCGCCATCGACATGCTGCAACAGATTGTCACCCGCGAGGGAATCGAGAACATCGACGCCCAGGTCTACGACCTCAATCGTGCCGCCCTGAACAGGGACTACGGGCTGATTGTCTGCACCGTCACCCTGATGTTCCTCGACCCGTCGCGCGTCGAGGCGGTGATCGCCGACATGCAGGCTCACACCCTGCCCGGGGGCTACAACACCATCGTCTGCGCCATGGACACCGAGGCTTACCCCTGCCCGGTCGGCTTCCCCTTCACCCTCGGCGAGGGGCAGCTGCGCGAGGCCTATGCGGGGTGGGAGCTGGTCAAGTACAACGAGGACTTGGGCACCATGCACAATGGCGCGCGGCTGCAGTTCGCCACCCTGCTGGCGCGCAAGCTTCAAGATTGA
- a CDS encoding DNA-3-methyladenine glycosylase I has product MTLDYRWLHDTVRKRFDSDAAMEAFLPRALTPDELKQLGDDRYLSAMSRRVFRAGMQHSVVDARWPAFEEAFHGFDPETLVLLTPEQLEGFMQDERLIRHRTKMQTIPRNAQFILDIRQEHGGTFAEFIADWPSSDIVGLWRLLARRGARLGGRSAAGFLRLVGKDTFLLTSDVVARLVAAGIVDQAPTSQRDQQRVQEAFNALQQASGRPLCQLSAMLSLTINPRF; this is encoded by the coding sequence ATGACTCTGGATTACCGATGGCTCCACGACACAGTCCGCAAGCGGTTCGACTCCGATGCTGCCATGGAGGCCTTCCTGCCTCGGGCGTTGACGCCCGACGAGCTGAAGCAACTCGGGGATGACCGCTACCTCTCCGCCATGAGTCGGCGGGTGTTCCGGGCCGGCATGCAGCACTCGGTGGTGGATGCCCGCTGGCCTGCCTTCGAGGAGGCCTTCCACGGCTTCGATCCCGAGACCCTGGTGCTGCTCACCCCGGAGCAACTCGAGGGCTTCATGCAGGATGAGCGTCTCATCCGCCATCGAACCAAGATGCAGACCATCCCCCGCAACGCCCAGTTCATCCTGGATATTCGACAGGAGCACGGTGGAACCTTCGCCGAATTCATCGCCGACTGGCCGAGCAGCGACATCGTCGGCCTGTGGCGACTGCTGGCCAGGCGAGGCGCGCGCCTGGGCGGGCGCTCCGCCGCCGGCTTCCTGCGCCTGGTGGGCAAGGACACCTTCCTGCTCACCAGCGACGTGGTGGCCCGCCTGGTGGCCGCCGGCATCGTCGACCAGGCACCCACCAGCCAGCGTGACCAACAGCGGGTGCAGGAGGCCTTCAACGCGCTGCAGCAGGCATCCGGCAGGCCGCTCTGCCAGCTCTCGGCGATGCTCTCCTTGACGATCAATCCCAGGTTCTAG
- a CDS encoding ABC transporter ATP-binding protein translates to MLRSRLHALFRRFETLVDPYPAGRPGTPPRGLFPFILHFSRPVLPLLIVMSLLTALVSAAEVVFFGYMGELVDWLSSAEREGFFAEYGWRLAGMAALVVVGLPLLTLLQALVTHQSIFGNYPMIGRWLAHRHMLGQSLAFYQDEFAGRVSQKVMQTALAIRETVMKLMDLMVYVVVYFIGAMLLMGSAEPWLMLPLVLWLVGYIVIMRVFVPRLRRVSMEQADARAVMTGRIVDSYSNIQTIKLFADTRREQDYARDAMEGFMTTVHRQMRLATGLTVSLTLLNSLLLAGVAAMAIGAWYLEAVSLGVIAVAIALVMRIRFMSNWILWEVASLFENIGTVQDGINTIAREPAVTDAPDAGALTVPRGEIRFEALRFGYERQDGEGRRVFDGLDLTIAPGEKVGLIGRSGAGKSTLANLLLRFYDLEGGDLEGGRILIDGQNIARVTQESLRRSIGMVTQDTSLLHRSVRDNIRYGSPEASEKQIREAVRRAHADAFIDDLVDLQGRRGLDAHVGERGVKLSGGQRQRIAIAQVLLKNAPILVLDEATSALDSEVESAIQEQLYTLMEGKTVIAIAHRLSTIAMLDRLVVIDEGRIVESGTHRELLERGGLYAALWRRQSGGFIGVDVEEGNGTDTARQA, encoded by the coding sequence ATGCTTCGCTCTCGCCTGCACGCCCTCTTTCGCCGCTTCGAGACCCTGGTGGACCCCTACCCGGCGGGCCGGCCGGGCACGCCGCCTCGGGGGCTCTTCCCCTTCATCCTGCACTTCTCGCGGCCGGTGCTGCCGCTGCTGATCGTGATGTCGCTGCTCACCGCCCTGGTCTCGGCGGCGGAGGTGGTCTTCTTCGGCTACATGGGCGAGCTGGTGGACTGGCTCTCCAGTGCCGAGCGGGAGGGCTTCTTCGCCGAGTACGGCTGGCGCCTGGCCGGCATGGCGGCGCTGGTGGTGGTCGGCCTGCCCCTCTTGACCCTGCTCCAGGCGCTGGTGACCCACCAGAGCATCTTCGGCAACTACCCGATGATCGGCCGCTGGCTGGCGCATCGCCACATGCTTGGCCAGAGCCTGGCTTTCTACCAGGACGAGTTCGCTGGGCGCGTCTCCCAGAAGGTGATGCAAACGGCGCTGGCGATCCGCGAGACGGTGATGAAGCTGATGGACCTGATGGTCTACGTGGTCGTCTACTTCATTGGTGCCATGCTGCTGATGGGTAGCGCCGAGCCCTGGCTGATGCTGCCGCTGGTGCTGTGGCTGGTTGGCTACATCGTCATCATGCGGGTCTTCGTGCCGCGCCTGCGCCGGGTCTCTATGGAGCAGGCCGACGCCCGGGCGGTGATGACCGGACGCATCGTCGACAGCTACAGCAACATCCAGACCATCAAGCTGTTCGCCGACACCCGCCGCGAGCAGGACTACGCCCGCGACGCCATGGAGGGCTTCATGACCACGGTGCACCGCCAGATGCGCCTGGCCACCGGCCTCACCGTCAGCCTGACCCTGCTCAACTCGCTGCTGCTGGCCGGGGTGGCGGCCATGGCCATCGGCGCCTGGTATCTGGAGGCGGTGTCGCTGGGCGTCATCGCCGTGGCCATCGCCCTGGTGATGCGCATCCGCTTCATGTCCAACTGGATCCTGTGGGAGGTGGCGAGCCTGTTCGAGAACATCGGCACCGTGCAGGACGGCATCAACACCATCGCCCGGGAGCCGGCGGTGACCGACGCCCCCGACGCCGGCGCGCTCACGGTGCCCCGCGGCGAGATCCGCTTCGAGGCGCTGCGCTTCGGCTACGAACGGCAGGACGGGGAGGGCCGGAGGGTGTTCGACGGCCTGGATCTCACCATCGCCCCGGGCGAGAAGGTGGGGCTGATAGGCCGCTCCGGGGCGGGCAAGTCGACGCTCGCCAATCTGTTGCTGCGCTTCTATGACTTGGAGGGCGGGGACCTGGAGGGCGGGCGCATCCTGATCGACGGCCAGAACATCGCCAGGGTGACCCAGGAGTCGCTGCGCCGAAGCATCGGCATGGTCACCCAGGACACCTCGCTGCTGCACCGCTCGGTGCGCGACAACATCCGCTACGGTAGCCCGGAGGCCAGCGAGAAGCAGATCCGGGAGGCGGTGCGCCGCGCCCATGCCGACGCCTTCATCGACGACCTGGTGGACCTGCAGGGGCGCCGCGGCCTGGATGCGCATGTGGGCGAGCGCGGCGTGAAGCTCTCCGGCGGCCAGCGCCAGCGCATCGCTATCGCCCAGGTGCTGCTCAAGAACGCGCCGATCCTGGTACTCGACGAGGCCACCTCGGCGCTGGACTCCGAGGTGGAGTCGGCGATTCAGGAGCAGCTCTACACCCTGATGGAGGGCAAGACGGTGATCGCCATCGCCCATCGCCTCTCCACCATCGCCATGCTCGACCGCCTGGTGGTCATCGACGAGGGGCGCATCGTGGAGAGCGGCACCCACCGTGAACTGCTGGAGCGGGGTGGCCTCTACGCCGCCCTGTGGCGGCGCCAGTCCGGCGGCTTTATCGGGGTGGATGTGGAGGAAGGGAATGGCACCGACACGGCGAGGCAGGCATGA
- a CDS encoding efflux RND transporter permease subunit, with protein MSFPNLSALAVRERSVTLFFLLISLLAGLYAFASMGRAEDPDFTVRVMMVSAAWPGASPEEIQQSVVDPLEKRIQEVEDLYRIETTVRPGRADLKVEFEDDTSAEVMEQRFYQVRRRMQDAVPHLPEGVVGPLINEDFGDVYFSLVALSAPGLPMRELVREAETIRDRLQRVEGVNKAQVLGEREERMHLDFDLARLQSLGVSPQAVFDAIEAHNRLLPAGRVDTAGPRLYLRVDHDLADPEALAEVPIRIGERLIRLGDIVEVSRGYEDPPSYLVRAFGEEALLLGVVMEDDVNGLDFGERLDAFWAQERERLPLGMSLDVMTDQADAIAGAVNLFQVKFLVAVVVVMLVTMLAVGLRAGIVVGIAIPVTLALTFVAMLAMGINLDRITLGALIIALGLLVDDAIIAIEMMIVKMEEGWDRLAAASHAWKVTAAPMLFGTLVTVAGFVPIGFARSAVGEYAGNIFWVLGIALTLSWIVAVVFTPYLGVKLLPEQQATHGQHEAYQSRGYRRLRGVIRTCVRFRKSVVAVTLALLVAAVAGMAGPVEKQFFPSSDRPEVLVSVYHPQGTAIGATDATTRRLEALIHEAEGVESLSAYVGAGAPRFFISANPEQPNPAFAKLIAVTQGVEARERLIERLEARIAAGDFPEARVRVERLLYGPPVEWPVTIRVVGDDADRLREIGHEVREVIAANEATRDPHLEWDERAPRLHLALDHHRLRLIGLTPDEVARQLQFQLDGITITELRDGIRLVPAVGRGAARDIEEVQSLEVLNRDGRRVPLTQLGELETVFEEPVIRRLDREPFLAVNADIEGAQPNDVTQAVWEALAEVRERLPAGYRLEIGGSVEQSDKAEASIQALQPLMVVLMLIFIMLQMRSFAGTFIVVATAPLGLIGAVAALLLFQQPFGFVATLGLIGLAGILMRNTLILTQQVADNAKEEMAMFDAVVEAAVQRARPVILTALAAMLAFIPLTLDSFWGPLAYVLIGGVAVGTLITLLFVPALYALWYRIVPRA; from the coding sequence GTGAGCTTTCCCAACCTCTCCGCGCTGGCGGTTCGCGAGCGGTCCGTCACGCTGTTCTTCCTGCTGATCTCGCTGCTCGCCGGTCTCTATGCCTTCGCCTCCATGGGGCGGGCGGAGGACCCGGACTTCACCGTGCGGGTGATGATGGTCTCGGCGGCCTGGCCCGGCGCCTCGCCGGAGGAGATCCAGCAGAGCGTGGTCGACCCGCTGGAGAAGCGCATCCAGGAGGTCGAGGACCTCTACCGCATCGAGACCACCGTTCGCCCGGGGCGCGCCGACCTCAAGGTGGAGTTCGAGGATGACACCTCCGCCGAGGTGATGGAGCAGCGCTTCTACCAGGTGCGCCGGCGGATGCAGGATGCCGTGCCCCACCTGCCCGAGGGGGTGGTGGGGCCGCTGATCAACGAGGACTTCGGCGACGTCTACTTCTCGCTGGTCGCCCTGAGCGCGCCGGGCCTGCCGATGCGCGAGCTGGTGCGCGAAGCGGAGACGATCCGTGACCGCCTGCAGCGCGTCGAGGGGGTCAACAAGGCGCAGGTGCTGGGCGAGCGCGAGGAGCGCATGCACCTCGACTTCGACCTGGCCCGGCTGCAGAGCCTGGGCGTCTCGCCCCAGGCGGTCTTCGACGCCATCGAGGCGCACAACCGCCTGCTGCCCGCCGGGCGCGTGGACACCGCGGGGCCGCGCCTCTACCTGCGGGTCGACCACGACCTCGCGGACCCCGAGGCCCTGGCCGAGGTGCCCATCCGCATCGGCGAGCGGCTGATTCGCCTCGGCGACATCGTCGAGGTCTCCCGCGGCTACGAGGATCCGCCGAGCTACCTGGTACGCGCCTTCGGCGAGGAGGCGCTGCTGCTGGGCGTGGTGATGGAGGATGACGTCAACGGCCTCGACTTCGGCGAGCGCCTTGACGCCTTCTGGGCGCAGGAGCGCGAGCGCCTGCCGCTTGGCATGTCGCTCGACGTGATGACCGACCAGGCCGACGCCATCGCCGGCGCCGTCAACCTCTTCCAGGTCAAGTTCCTGGTCGCCGTGGTGGTGGTGATGCTGGTCACCATGCTGGCGGTGGGGCTGCGCGCCGGCATCGTGGTGGGCATCGCGATCCCGGTGACCCTGGCGCTCACCTTCGTAGCCATGCTGGCGATGGGCATCAACCTCGACCGCATCACCCTGGGCGCGCTGATCATCGCCCTGGGGCTGCTGGTGGACGACGCCATCATCGCCATCGAGATGATGATCGTGAAGATGGAGGAGGGCTGGGACCGCCTCGCCGCCGCCTCCCACGCCTGGAAGGTCACCGCGGCACCGATGCTGTTCGGCACCCTGGTCACGGTGGCCGGCTTCGTGCCCATCGGCTTCGCCCGGTCGGCGGTGGGGGAGTACGCGGGCAACATCTTCTGGGTGCTGGGCATCGCGCTTACGCTGTCGTGGATCGTGGCCGTGGTGTTCACCCCCTACCTCGGCGTCAAGCTGCTGCCCGAGCAGCAGGCGACCCATGGTCAGCATGAGGCCTACCAGTCGCGCGGCTATCGGCGCCTGCGCGGGGTGATCCGCACCTGTGTGCGCTTCCGCAAGAGCGTGGTGGCGGTAACGCTGGCGCTGCTGGTGGCCGCCGTGGCGGGCATGGCCGGGCCGGTGGAGAAGCAGTTCTTCCCCAGCTCGGACCGCCCCGAGGTACTGGTCAGCGTCTATCACCCCCAGGGCACGGCCATCGGCGCGACCGACGCTACCACCCGGCGTCTCGAGGCGCTGATCCATGAGGCCGAGGGGGTCGAGTCGCTCTCCGCCTACGTGGGGGCGGGGGCCCCACGCTTCTTCATCTCCGCCAACCCCGAGCAGCCCAACCCCGCCTTCGCCAAGCTGATCGCCGTGACGCAAGGCGTCGAGGCCCGCGAGCGGCTGATCGAGCGGCTCGAGGCGCGCATCGCCGCCGGCGACTTCCCCGAGGCGAGGGTGCGCGTGGAGCGGCTGCTCTACGGGCCGCCCGTGGAGTGGCCGGTCACCATCCGGGTGGTGGGCGACGATGCCGACCGCCTGCGCGAGATCGGCCATGAGGTGCGTGAGGTGATCGCCGCCAACGAGGCCACCCGGGACCCGCACCTGGAGTGGGACGAGCGGGCGCCGCGGCTGCACCTGGCGCTGGACCATCATCGCCTGCGGCTGATCGGCCTGACCCCGGACGAGGTGGCGCGTCAGCTGCAGTTCCAGCTGGATGGCATCACCATCACCGAGCTTCGCGACGGCATTCGCCTGGTGCCTGCCGTGGGGCGCGGGGCCGCCCGGGACATCGAGGAGGTGCAGAGCCTCGAGGTGCTCAACCGCGACGGCCGCCGTGTGCCGCTCACCCAGTTAGGCGAGCTGGAGACGGTCTTTGAAGAGCCGGTGATCCGGCGGCTCGACCGGGAGCCCTTCCTGGCCGTCAACGCCGATATCGAGGGCGCCCAGCCCAACGACGTGACCCAGGCGGTGTGGGAAGCGCTGGCCGAGGTGCGCGAGCGCCTGCCCGCCGGCTACCGGCTGGAGATCGGCGGCTCGGTGGAGCAGTCCGACAAGGCCGAGGCCTCGATCCAGGCGCTGCAGCCGCTGATGGTGGTGCTGATGCTGATCTTCATCATGCTGCAGATGCGCTCCTTCGCCGGCACCTTCATCGTGGTGGCCACCGCACCGCTGGGGTTGATCGGCGCGGTGGCCGCCCTGCTGCTGTTCCAGCAGCCGTTCGGCTTCGTGGCCACCCTGGGGCTGATCGGCCTGGCGGGCATCCTGATGCGCAACACCCTGATCCTCACCCAGCAGGTGGCGGACAACGCCAAAGAGGAGATGGCGATGTTCGATGCGGTGGTAGAGGCGGCCGTGCAACGCGCCCGCCCGGTGATCCTCACCGCCCTGGCGGCGATGCTGGCATTCATTCCGCTGACCCTGGACAGCTTCTGGGGGCCGCTGGCCTATGTGCTGATCGGTGGCGTGGCCGTCGGCACCCTGATCACCCTGCTGTTCGTGCCGGCGCTCTATGCGCTCTGGTACCGCATCGTGCCCCGGGCGTAA
- a CDS encoding efflux RND transporter periplasmic adaptor subunit, translating to MRTLALCSLLMLLLAGCQEPASEASSRSDARLVRMATLTADASSSLSLTGVLRARYETPQAFEVGGQIATRHVDAGQAVTKGEVLFTLDPSDLEASLAAARAELAAAEASLSVAEAELSRAEQLLARDYFSQQAYERAELGEREAATRRDAAAARVAQARNALDDATLRAEADGTLIEVSGEPGQVVGVGQAVATLAQAGPREVEVHFPARSRPPEAGELLAGEQSIPLSRREVAGAADPASRTWRARYRLEAPLDEHRLGDVVQARFTLEEAAAEARFRVPVAALDERGDGPRLWRIVEGEAQTLPVSLHRMTREHAWVSGEGLEAGLEAGLEVIGLGTHLLTPGMAVRALGEEGAE from the coding sequence ATGCGCACTCTCGCCCTCTGCTCGCTGTTGATGCTGTTGCTGGCCGGCTGCCAGGAACCGGCCTCCGAGGCCTCGTCGCGGTCAGACGCCCGCCTCGTCAGGATGGCCACGCTCACCGCCGATGCCTCGTCCTCGCTGTCGCTGACCGGCGTGCTGCGCGCCCGCTACGAGACGCCCCAGGCCTTCGAGGTCGGCGGCCAGATCGCCACCCGCCACGTCGACGCGGGGCAGGCGGTGACGAAGGGCGAGGTGCTGTTCACCCTCGACCCCAGCGACCTCGAGGCGTCGCTGGCCGCCGCCCGGGCGGAGCTTGCCGCGGCCGAGGCCTCGCTGAGCGTCGCCGAGGCGGAGCTGTCCCGTGCCGAGCAGCTCCTGGCCAGGGACTACTTCAGCCAGCAGGCGTACGAGCGTGCCGAGCTTGGCGAGCGCGAGGCCGCCACCCGCCGCGATGCCGCCGCCGCCCGCGTGGCCCAGGCCCGCAACGCCCTGGACGACGCCACCCTGCGCGCCGAGGCCGACGGCACCCTGATCGAGGTCAGCGGCGAGCCGGGGCAGGTGGTGGGAGTCGGCCAGGCGGTCGCCACCCTGGCCCAGGCGGGGCCGCGCGAGGTCGAGGTCCACTTCCCCGCCCGCTCGCGTCCGCCCGAGGCCGGCGAGTTGCTGGCGGGTGAGCAGTCCATTCCCCTGAGTCGCCGCGAGGTGGCCGGCGCCGCCGACCCGGCCAGCCGCACCTGGCGCGCGCGCTATCGCCTGGAGGCGCCGCTCGACGAGCACCGTCTGGGAGATGTCGTCCAGGCGCGCTTCACCCTGGAGGAGGCCGCCGCCGAGGCGCGCTTCCGGGTGCCTGTCGCGGCGCTGGATGAGCGCGGCGATGGGCCCCGGCTGTGGCGGATCGTCGAGGGCGAGGCGCAGACGCTGCCGGTGAGCCTGCATCGCATGACCCGCGAGCACGCCTGGGTCAGCGGCGAGGGGCTCGAGGCGGGGCTCGAGGCGGGGCTCGAGGTGATCGGCCTGGGCACCCACCTGCTGACTCCGGGCATGGCGGTGCGGGCGCTGGGCGAGGAGGGCGCGGAGTGA